The sequence TGGTTCTATGAGCAGACGCCGTATTTCGACCAGCGTTACCGGCTGTACCCGATTGCCCGCCGCGTGAACTGAAGCGGCTCCGAGCAGGTCGTACTGTTATATGAACAAAAGCCGCCGCAAGTTCCTGCATGGCTGCCTGGGTGGCACAATTGCGGCTGCCTGTCCTTGGCCGGGGCTCGCCGCAACGTCATCGCCACTGCTGCAGCGGGCGATTCCGCAGACTGGTGAACGACTGCCGGTGGTCGGCATGGGCAGCTGGGGCACATTTGATATTGGCCGCAGCGAGCGGCTGCGCGAGATGCGCACCGGCGTGCTGCAGGCATTCTTCCGGCACGGAGGAACGCTGATCGATTCCTCGCCGATGTACGGCAGTTCCGAAGAGAATATCGGCTACTGCCTGCAAAAGGTTGACGCCGGTACAGCGTTTTCCGCAACAAAAGTCTGGATTTATGGCCGCGAGCAGGGCATCGAACAAATGCAGGACTCACAGCGGCTGTGGGGCGTGCCGCGCTTCGACCTGATGCAGATTCATAATTTCCTCGACTGGAAGACGCACCTGCGCACGCTGCGTCAATGGCAAGACGAGGGTCGTATTCGCTATATCGGCATCACCACGTCGCATGGCCGGCGACGCGGCGATCTGCTGAAAGTCATCGCCAACGAGCCGTCGATCGACTTTGTGCAGTTCACTTACAACATTGCCGACCGCGATGCGGAACAGCGCCTGC comes from Gammaproteobacteria bacterium and encodes:
- a CDS encoding aldo/keto reductase; translated protein: MNKSRRKFLHGCLGGTIAAACPWPGLAATSSPLLQRAIPQTGERLPVVGMGSWGTFDIGRSERLREMRTGVLQAFFRHGGTLIDSSPMYGSSEENIGYCLQKVDAGTAFSATKVWIYGREQGIEQMQDSQRLWGVPRFDLMQIHNFLDWKTHLRTLRQWQDEGRIRYIGITTSHGRRRGDLLKVIANEPSIDFVQFTYNIADRDAEQRLLPLARDNGKAVIINRPFRRKQLINAVARAALPDWAGEIGCDNWPQFLLKYIVSHPAVTCVIPATSRVDHMIENMGACYGPLPDDAMRREMVRYFETI